The Naumovozyma castellii chromosome 2, complete genome sequence AACTAAAAccagatgatgatggagCATTTGTAGTGTTACCAAATACTGACCCCCCTGAAGCTGGTGCCGCGGTATTAGcaatattattaccaaaTGCTGTTCCAAGAAGGGGATTTGTAACCGGAGGTTTGTTATTAAAGATGGAACTGGCGTTTCCAGCAGGTGATAATGATCCAGAACTAGGAGGTTGTGAGAATAGCTTTGGAGGATTAAAGCTAACCCCAAGTTCTTTGGCTGATTTATCCACATTTGGCTTATTGAATGAGAATCCAGAAGTCGGAGTTTGAGTATCTTTACCAAATGAGAATCCCTGCGTCGATGTTACGGCATTAGTTGTCGGTGTAACACCAAATGATATAGCTGGCTTCGTTTCTACACTAGTTGATTTATCAAGAGAAAATGGAGTAGATGATTTAGATGTTGCAGCTCCAAATGAAAACCCTTTGGATTCCTTTGGAGTGTTGCTAGGCAATGCTTCCGAAGATGGCTTGTTAAATGAGAATGAATTTTGTGGCTGTTGTACATTTGGTTCCTTAGTGTCCGAGGCTTTCCCAAATGTAAATGCCGCTTTTTGAGCTACCTCTGTCTCTTTATTTGATGTTGTGCTAGCAAAAGTAAATGCTGGTTTATTAGCTGATGTATCTGTAACATTAGGAGCACTGgttgaattgaaagaaaaagaaggtTTAGAGGACCCAGCATCTTTAGCTGGAACTGTTCCAAATGAAAACGGTGGTTTTGCTGTCACTTCAACCTTTTTACTTAATAAAGGATTTTCTGCTGCTTTCCCAAAGGAAAATAACGGTTTCGAAACTGGAGCCTCTTTTTCATTTGTAGCAAGAGGTTCTGCTTGTTTAACCGAGCCAAAAGAAAATGCTGGTTTTGAAagttcatttttttcatcagTGGAGGGGGCAGTTACTGCTCCAGCAGGAGCACTTGATTGGAATGAAAACGTGCTAGATTTTGAAACCACATCAGTCTTAGTTGAACTACCAGCTGGTGGaccaaaagaaaatgaaggtTTGACTTTTGTCGTCTCTTGTATTGTACTTACTTCTGGTGTTTTTTCTTTAGGAAGCGAGAATGTAATTTCCTTCTCAATTTTGCCCTTATTCTCTAAACTAGTTTGGGGACTGAAAGAAAATGCTGGTTGACTTTTCTTTGTCCTATCAATTGTTATTCCAGCAGGAGCCCgtctctttcttcttggctcttcttcctcattCAGCTCATCTTCCTtttgattttcttttgtaggttgattgaatgaaaataacAGTTTCGATGACATGTTGGTGGGTGTAGAAGAAAGCCCTCCTGTAGATTCCATTGTTGGcaacattttcaaacttGATTGTTTTGGAAGGATTGGAACAGAGTGCTTATCATCTTCGTTCGTAGGTTGGAAGGAAAACTTTAATCCGGATGTTGCTTTGGGCTTTTTCCCCAAGCTACTTTTAATAGGCGCCTCTAACGATTTAGATTTAACATCCAACGTGAACTTCTTTGACGGTGTATCCTTTTCTGTAAGGAAATTAAAGCCGACTGTTGGAAgaacaatattattactattagTATCtcctaatttttcatctttcttaCGTATAATGGGTAGGATGGTTGGAGCACCACTAGCGCTTTCTGGTTTTTCCACCAGACTTTTAGCAGATCCATTCAGTAAAATTTTCCTTTGTATATCAGAAACTGGATTTGTATCTAAATTTTTAGAGTTCACTGAGGGAATTCGTTGCGCCAGTAGATTAGACTTTGGTGATGAGGTATCTACGATTACCTTGCTGGCGATAGAAGCTGTTGGTGCATTATTAGCATCAAATGATTCTATATCGGATTCTGGAACATCATAATCAAAGTCAACAGACCATACGGATCCTTTATACTTTCTTGGCGTTCTTGTAGATTTATTTCTCAATGATTCTAAGCGGATGAGCTTGCTTTCTTGAGATGTTGATGGAGTGGAGGAAAGATTCGTTAACCTATTGCTAGATAGTTTTTTAACAGGTGAGGGAGTAGATGACTTATGATATAAAATGGATTCACTATTGTCAGAAGCTTTACTTTCAGAATCTAGTAATGCCAAGGATGAGGATCCTGAAGTATTTGAGCTTATGTGAGATGGGAGACGGCTCAGAAGTCGCAAGTCCTTAGCGACCCTCCATTTTTgcttctctttcaatattcttaatCTTTGGAGGGGTAAAATAGGCAATGCTGGCGGCCTAGCATTTGAACTAGATTCATATAATATTATAGAGGGCTTTGATGATTCGCTCCTTTCTAATCTTTCAGCTGCTTTAACGGAATCATTAAGATTGTCTGAATTTGAGATTCTTCGACTGGTGTTTTCCCTCCCAAAGATCTTTTCCATAGTTCTTCCTTCAGTAGTGGTAGAAATAGGCGACGATCTGTTATTTTTTCTGCCAAATCTGTTGCGACGTTCAGCTTCTTTCTTATTGGCCCATTGGGATTTTACAAATCCTGTGGCAGGTAATGGCATAATGTTGACTGAGTATGACAGGTTCAGGTTCGATACGACGGTAGAATTGACAAGTTCGAATGAACTAGTGTCAAACGTCTAACAACGTTTTatgaataatattttgagaGGATTGTGCTCTTCgcagaaaaaaaatataagaaaGGTCTGTTACCCCGAAAgttcaaaataaaacaatttatcTGGAAAACAATATAGTCAGTCAAATTATACGCTATAACGATAcatattttcttgtaatttttACATGGTTTATACAGatattttctattttcaaCCACcgatttcttcatctacaTCTGCTCTCCTATTCATGACTGCTTGTGCAATCTTGCCGGCAAGGTCACTCTTTCCAATTAAGGCGTCCTCATCACTCTCAAAATCTGAAATAGAAGAGTTTGAACGAGAGATTGAGGTCTCCGATCTAATTCCActcattgatgaaaaaattggaatatttgaaaggGAGTTGTCACTATTAACAAGTGAAACAGCATCGGATTCCGTAACACGTTCGTCATCGGTCTCTGATAATAGTTCATGTTTGCGATTCTGTTCCTTTGCCTTTCTTTTCCTCACCAACCTTCTCCTCTTTAGCTCCATGGTCTTTCTATCCTCAGCTTCTTCGTCTATAGTAAACTCATTAGTAAATTCCTCACCATCAAATCCTGGGAACAAGTCGGGCCCAAATGTATTAACTacttcaataattcttaCTGTCAAGGATTCACGCTCCTTTTGTAGTTCTCTTAACCCTCTTGGTGAGGTCAGTGATAAGTACAATGGTCTCAAAGATTTAAAGATGTCCATACCAATATCTCCAACAATCAATGCAGAGTACGTTACCAAAACACAACATATGTAAGATActatgaaaataaatttcttagtAACTGCCGAGTGTCTAAAATAATAAGTTATCAAAATTGACCAAATATTGTAAAACAACGGGGCAAATCCCATACCGATAAGAATTTTCCAAGTAGCAATAACATCGTTTGCTTTAATCTTGACAGTGGATCCTGCAAGGGCCTCACGAGCCTTTCTCTTTGATATTCTATTTGCTAAGATGAAAACAGGTGAAAACATAATGATACCAGGTAGGGAAAGGATAAATGCAATAGAAATAAACACAGTTCTGTAAACTAATAACCCTAAATTCTTGGCAAAATTATACTTTGCTGTTTCCACCAAATGATCAGGTATATTATAATGTCTTAAATGAGCATTGTATTCCATTATATCTTTCCTTAGTTGTATCAATTTAGGATCATCTTGGTACGTCTCAAAACCCTTTATTAACCTCCTATTCATTTCAACAACTAATTGGAGAGGTAGCTTAGATGAAAATTGGGTACAATATAATCTTCTCATAGCTTGAACTACCACTAGAGTTTCATAATCGACACAAGTGACAGTTACTGCACGTAAACCTTCTGTAATGGTATCAAGCAATTCCTTAACAGCTTCCTTATTAGTTTCAGAGTTATGGTATTTCTCAACAAGCTCTCTTGGAATTTCAATAGGATCACCAAATTCAACGACCCCTCTTGATCTGAACTTATGAGGATGGAAGTAGTTCATACCGCATGGGACAATTTTCACATTAACATCAGGATGCTTATCCATACAACCTAATGCCATTATAGCAACTCCTGCCTTTATTGGTAACAAATCAGTTCTATCATGAGAGCCACCTTCTGGAAATATCCCGATACAATCATTATTTGCTAGATGTTCAAAAACTTTATGGTACACAAGGGATTGATTCACTTTATCTGCATATTTAAAAGTTGTTCCCTTGGTTAACAATCTTTTCACCTCTGGTTTAATTGTCTTAAATTCTTTTCTCAAAGTTAATGATGTATCACTTTCaatactttgaatttcaGCGTTACCCAATGATTTAGGTAATCCAATTAGACCCCTTGGTTTAAAATCTTGTAAAAACTTGGTTCCTTGGCCAATTACTCTTCTTGGGTTTTCAGGATCAATCGTGATCTTACCCGTTGccaattttaatttatcctGAGGTCTAACAACACCAATTGCCATAACACAACGTGCAAAAAACCCAATAGCTGCTTCATGCAAAGATTTTTCGGCAATTAAGAATGAAACTCTTCTGTTGACTTGTTTATTAACTTGTTCCATTAGGATCACTGGGTCTACGAATTGATTAGCATGAGGTGCAGCGACAAAGATAATAGGACCTGAACTTGGAATTTTGTAACTATTACGAGATCTGATTTCACGGAAGAAACAATGGAAGATACTCGTTaggaaaaataaaatagcATCATATgcaaattttctaaatgtTGATGgttcttcaaatttgtAGGCTTCAAAGGGAGGTGAAGAACTTCTTTTAGAAGGTTTGGTTGGTGAAGACCTCGTGGCCTTTCTGGACTTTCTTGATTCTGGGATCAAGGGTTTATCCATTGCAACTAAATAGCGACTTTATCCTTGTAGATACTGGTGCGAATTATAGCAAAGCAGTCCCTCTTAGAAGGTTTAAGCAATTTCACTTGGAACAAACAATGCAGCGATCTAAATCTAAGATGCtgttttgatattttcctAAGGGAGGTTTGCGCGGCAAAATTCTGTCACCTGactgaaaaatatataaactGTGGATTTATATCAATTATATGgattgaaatatatacgtttaattcaaaatatttacaaacGTTTGCTCCATAACCTCCGTATTTTTGTAGCCGCACCgtttctttaatcttttaGAAAACAAATTGGCGTCTTCTATGGCAAACCCTTCAAATTGTAGTCTCTTCACTTTCAAAATCCGTCCAGCAGATAAGCTCTTAACGTATATTGCGTTTTGAGTCTGGTGATGGATAAATTGTCCAGGCCGTAATAGTAATGAATCACTCTTCTCATTATACTCGACCAATTTTACCTCATGGAAGAGTACTCTCTTAACTTCACCCTTTTTAGATTTAACAAAAGTGAAAACGGGCCCAAGGACATTGAACTTGTTGCTTATCTCAAAAGCGTCGTTCTTCCCCCAATCAATTTTACACATATCTTTCTTAATCATAGGGGCCAGATTTTTCTCGTATTTCCCCTTTACGGGTTCATAACACCCAGGAAGATATGTCCCATTGAGGATAACACGACTCAATAAATCGGCACCAATGCGGCCCAATCTATCCCTCAACAATCTAGTCTCCCAGCCTGGAGTGAGCGTCGCATCATGATCCTTCAATAATGGTTCCAACTTTATAGGATCCGTCTGTGCCACACACTTACCTGCATCAAATTTGGTTGGATGCAGTTCTTGCACGGTAACCCCAGTAAACGTATCATTGTTCAATAACGTATATTGTAAAGGTGACGAGCCTTTATACCTTGGTAATAACGAGGGATGAACATTAAGTGCGTATTTGGAGCTATTTATCAAAGAGGCCGGGATCAAATGACCGAAAGACACTGCAATTATCATGTTGATATCCTGTGTTTCCATAACTTTGGACAGTTCTGCTGTGACATTGGACATCTTTGGTTCGTACGGTATGGGTGCTGGCATATCTGGGAGAGACTCAACAAACGGAGTTATGGCTGGCGTATATAGTGTGGAATGGTGTCTTCCACACCATTTGGAAGGTTTTGTTACCACTTGGAGGTGTTCGATAGTCTCCGGATGCTGTGTCTTTATCTGATGGAGGGCATTGAGTGATAAGTTACTGAATTCATCTGttccaaaaaataaaatcttCAAGGGGTCCCGAGTGTTGGAGGAGAGGAACCTTCTGCTCACTATTATTAAAGGATGATTGCTCATTCTTATTCGGGAGGAGTAGATTTAGAAGTGGTTAAGTATTGTAGACAAATCgccatcttcattttcgAGCTtcttatttgaaataacCGTTCTCCAATGACCGTCAACTTATAAAATACAAGAAGTATAAAAGTAATAAAAGAGTCAAGTACAGGCGCCCTCCATTGTGTCTGATAGCTTAATTGGAAAAGTTGGTCGTCTACAAACCTGACCTTCGGAGACCTTGGAGTAGCGCTGCCCTCCTCGACCAAAGACAAAACCATAAGATCCAGGAACCATTCATCTACTACCAGCCTCATAGGGATCACATCAACGCCAAGCTACTATTCATGAGCGAATACATGCAAAGATGAACTATTAACCAGTGTCAATGCAGCGCTGTTTTCCGGGCAACCTCGACTGTTGCCACGTACGTAGTTATAAACGAGCGAAAACGCCACGAGGATTTGCGAGACAATACTGAAAAGGCAAATAAAACAGTTCTGGTCTTGACTTCTCTGCCAGATCTCACTTCCAGCAAACAGACCCCTAGCAGCAAATGACCAAATTCTCTATCCCCCCTGGTAGAGAGCAGTTCTACAAGCGTATTGGTATCTGCATCATTGCAGCAATCACTCTGTTTGTCATCTTCCATGGTGCCTCTTCCTCAAGCGATAGCATTGGCTCCACTAGATTCACCAGTGATGTTAGTGTTTCCGTGAAGGGTAAGAACGGGTACAAGTACAGGAGAATTGACTATCCTAAATATACTGGTCCTAAGGAGAAGGCTACTTTTGTTACTTTGGCCAGAAACAGTGATTTATATTCACTAGTGGAATCCATTAAGGCTGTTGAGGATAGATTTAATCACAAGTTTCAATATGATTGGGTTTTCTTAAACGATGCTGAATTTTCTGATGAGTTCAAGAATGTTACTAGTAATTTAATTAGTGGTAAGACTAAGTATGGTGTTGTGCCACACGAGCATTGGTCTTTCCCACCTTGGATTGATCAAGATAAAGCCGCTAAAGTGAGAGATGAAATGagagaaaagaagattatCTATGGTGATTCTATCTCTTATAGACATATGTGTCGTTTTGAAAGTGGGTTCTTTTACAGACATCCTCTATTAGATGAATATGATTGGTATTGGAGAGTGGAACCTGATATTAAGTTGCATTGTGACATTGATtatgatatttttaaatttatggCTGATAATGGTAAGAAATACGGGTTCACCATTAGTATTCATGAATATATGGATACTATTCCAACTTTATGGGATACCACTAAggaattcttgaaattacatcctgaatttttgaataagaaTAGTATGCTTGATTTTGTGagtgatgatgaaggtGAATCATACAATTCCTGTCATTTTTGgtccaattttgaaattgcctctttgaatttctgGAGAGGACCAGCATACACTGCttattttgatttcctAGATAAGAATGGTGGGTTCTTTTATGAAAGATGGGGGGATGCTCCAGTGCATTCCATTGCTGCAGCTTTATTCCTTGATCGTAAtgaaattcatcattttggTGATTTAGGTTATTTCCATGCTCCATTCCATCAATGTCCATTAGATGAGTCTCTAAGATTACAAAATAAATGTGCCTGTGATCCAAAACATGATTTCACATGGAATGCCTTCTCATGTGGTGTTAAATACTACAACGTGAACCACTTGAAGAAACCTAAGGGTTGGGAAGCCTTGGTATGATCAACCttatgtttttttttccttttatGTAATGATTTCTACTAGCGTTACTAGATAAATATGTTTAAATATGTTGTTCtatataattttcaaagttaAAGTAACGTTAAAGTATATATAGGAAATTAAATgttatatttcttaaacAAAGAGTGAGTCAATTCCACACCCAAGAAAGTAGCAGCATTAGCAGGGAATGATCTTAACAATGCAGGTCCCAACCCTGGGAAAAACCCCTTAATACCTCCTCTCTTGACATAAATTTCTCTCGTGGCAGCAACCATAGATTGACTTCCTGAAGAGGATTGTAATTTTGTCTTGATGGTATCGATGGGGAACACGACAAGCCACATGGACATCCCTGCGATCCCACCAGCCAGACAAACGTTAGCGATATTAACCTCCCCAGTCTTACTCTCAGCGGTGGCGTTCCTATCATTCAGGAATTTCTTTGAGATCTCATATGAGGCAAAATATAAGGCACTACCTGGTCCATCTCTAGCCAAAGTCGCCAGAGAACCCTTAAACAAGGATTTCACACCACCATCCTTGACAATATTCTTTGCGGCCCCAATAAAACTAGTCTTTGAATTAGCACCCGCGGTTTGCAACACCACTTTGATTCTCTCCGTGGGGGCCGTCACCAATGTAGTTGGGATGGCACTAATGAACCCAGCTGCGGCCATCTGACCCATTGTCAATTGTGCGCTAGAAGAGTCACTGCGAGTGACTATTTTCTTCCCGACATCGTACCCCCAGAAAGACACGGCGAAGATTGGGGTGACACCGAGCAATGGTGGAATGACACCCTTGTAGAACCCCTTGACGGAGTTGACCAGCATGTTTGAAGTCGGGATGGCTCTTGCATCCTTCAAGATGATTTTAATGGCGTGAATGGTGGAACTTGCCTGTCCACTCTGACATCTCACTTTGATTAGATCGAACGGGTGGCCCGTTAGCACAGCACAGACACCACCGACACCACCTGCGACCAGCGATTTCAGGTTGTCACGGATGGCGTTTGCTGGTGGAGTCACTGGTGGACGTGCTTTCAAAGCGTGCGTTTCCTCCTTGATGAGGGTTGTGTCTGCGAGGGAGGTGTCTTGGGACATTAGCAGCGGATGGTGTGTTGCAATTGAGGCATTGGAGAGAGAGAGAATGTGTGTATATGTTTATATATCTGTCCATGTATCTGTATCCCATCACTCGAGACACATTGTTTTGTTTGCAGGTCATTAGTTCATAGCCGGAACCGGGAAAGCGGGCGACAGCAATTAATTTGTGACGCGGACCCGTGGGAGACGACAGTTCTTGggtttttttttcttcctctgaCAGAGAGACAAACAAGGAAACAAGGAAGCCATTGTAGGGTCTGTGAGAGAGTGGATGAGTATGTGTGTGTGTGAATCTAGCGTGATCATCAACAGCTCTCTGGGATTTACGTTCGTACCATACACACGCTACGTACCACACTCAATCAAGCCATATCACACGGTATATATCGGAACGCAACTCAACACAATTCGTACTGACCGACCCCTGTTATTGATTGAAAATCAGATACAAAAGAGTAAGTGATCCAACTGACAAGCAAACAACTAGTCAACACAGCAGCAACAAGTAGCATGTCTCTTAACAAGTCCAACATCAGGGAATACAAATTGGTAGTCGtcggtggtggtggtgtCGGTAAGTCCGCATTGACAATACAACTAATCCATTCGCATTTCGTCGACGAATACGATCCAACCATTGAGGACTCATATAGGAAACAAGTGGTCATTGATGACAAGGTCACCGTGCTCGATGTCCTGGACACGGCTGGACAAGAAGAATACTCGGCTATGAGAGAACAATATATGAGGACCGGGGAAGGGTTCTTATTGGTCTATTCTGTCACCTCCAAGAACTCCTTCGAGGAACTGCTGACCTATTATCAACAGATTCAAAGAGTTAAGGACTCAGATTATATTCCTGTCGTCATTGTCGGAAACAAATCCgatttggaagatgaaagaCAAGTTCCTTATCAATCTGGTGTTAATTTGGCTAAACAAATGAATGCTCCATTCTTGGAAACATCTGCAAAGCAAGCTATCAATGTGGAAGAAGCGTTTTATACTTTGGTAAGATTGGTTAGAGATAACGGTGGTTCCTTTAATAAGACTAATGAAGCCAATGAAGATGCTGAAAAAAATGCTGCTATTAATAACGAAAAGGgtatcaataataataccacAAATACAAACCCTAACACACAACCTTCGGCAGATGCTGCAAGCACAAGTATATCGAATATACCAGCAACTACTTCACCAACAATATCTGCCAATAATCAAGATAATACAAATAGAATAGACAACTTGACCGataacattaataataacaacgCAAGAGGTAAACAAAGCGCAGCTGCTGATCAGGCACAAGGAATGGGATCCGTTTCACCACAAAATGCAAAGGGAGCTAAAGTTACCTCTAAATCTAATTCACAAGCTCAAGGTCAATCCAAACCTGCAAGAACAACACAACAACAAGGTGGAGCTTCCACTTCAGGCGCTGATTCCAGCAGCGGTGGTGGCTGTTGCGTAATTGTTTAGTAAGTTAGTTAGTTATTCAAGCAGACAGACAAACAATCAATTAATCAATCATTCTTGCGTGtgtttattatttcatctttttaTCTCCATCACATCCCTTCACTCATCATCCGACTTTgttgaatatatttaaattaaattaaattaaattatactatacaatattatattatactATATTACAATCAAAACCTACTATTTCAACATCATTATCCATCTATGTATTTGTCGAAGAATTATCGGAACTGTTTGTAGATCTCGAAAAACTGGCATCTACCAAAAAACACAGACTTAAAAAGCATAATTAACGCAAACAAGCCCACAAATATACAACAAATCCACCCACTAACCAGGCATGAATATCTGTCAAATTAAGCAAACGCTCTTCCCCAGAGCATGGACAGATGATATAGTAAACACTGGtaaaagtttcaaaaattggGACTCATGCATGAACGACAAACCATGCAAGATCATCGCCATCGTAGGTATATGTCTCGCTGTCATCGTGGGACTATGGCTCATAGGTGCCCTCCTGACTTGTTTCAGACAGGGTGTTACTGGTATTGGATCATTTATTTGCTGGtgttgttcttcctcttccaGATCGCAGAGACAACAACAGATGGCACAACAGCAGAATTATAATCCGGCAATGCCATCACAAGTCGTTTATCAACCGGTACAACAACCGGAATCTGCTTATTATAATAGACAAGCTGATTCGTTTTATGATGAGAGAACACCGGGCAATAAAAGGGATGATAAGAATGAGGTGTTTGAATTGGAACAGGATTTCGATTTGGAAAAGCAAAAGGCTAAGTCTCAGGCAAGGAGGAAGAAATCATTGACGAGCACAAGGGGTTCATTCTTAAGTAGATGGACCGGTGGCGGAGGTAGCAATGCAAATGATACGAGTGCTGGAGCATCGCCTGCTGCAGTGTCATCACAACAATATTACACGGATACAGCTAGGAACCCATACCCCAATGATGACGTGTATCAACCATATGGAGGGATACCAAACAGTCATGTCAAtgctaataataataataccaacGCTTACAACCCACCAAGTTATGATtataatttgaataataatgggaaTTTTTATTAGGAaatgtaatatttttatatctatatatatgtacTGGGATTGGagtttattaattaattgtaTTATGtaaaaaattgaattcGAATGGGTATCTTGATAAAATTGTGTCTACGTGGGTTAAAATCAAGATCTTGAAGTGACAGATACACTCGCGCTATGACATCGCCGGACACAACTAAGTTGACCAATTCAACAAGACTTTGTTTTAAGATTAAGTATCACGAACCAGAAGAAACCAAGGAAGCAAGAACAGGATATGTCATTTTATGATCTGGAGGCGCAACGCTCTCAACCTTTAAACAATATAGCGGGCAAAACTGCACAATCACAAGTTGAACCATCCACGTTAAGTGGATTGATCGAATCATTTGCCAATGAAGTGGGGATCCTTAGGAGGGAATCCCTATGTATTGGAACCAGGAGAGATGGTCAAGATGTACGAACAAAGATTGGCACAGTTGTGTTGCCCCGGTGTAATGAACTTCGTGATCGTATCACTGGTACTAATTGGGGAGAATCCTTTACAGAGGGAAGTAAACTGTTTAACGATTTCAAGACTTTGAAGATGGAATTGAACGATTTAGAAAGGTCATACAGGGAGAAGATTCTCTTGTTTCCCCTAAAATCCACATCTGAAGCCATACGACCGGATGAGG is a genomic window containing:
- the RAS1 gene encoding Ras family GTPase RAS1 (ancestral locus Anc_2.182), whose amino-acid sequence is MSLNKSNIREYKLVVVGGGGVGKSALTIQLIHSHFVDEYDPTIEDSYRKQVVIDDKVTVLDVLDTAGQEEYSAMREQYMRTGEGFLLVYSVTSKNSFEELLTYYQQIQRVKDSDYIPVVIVGNKSDLEDERQVPYQSGVNLAKQMNAPFLETSAKQAINVEEAFYTLVRLVRDNGGSFNKTNEANEDAEKNAAINNEKGINNNTTNTNPNTQPSADAASTSISNIPATTSPTISANNQDNTNRIDNLTDNINNNNARGKQSAAADQAQGMGSVSPQNAKGAKVTSKSNSQAQGQSKPARTTQQQGGASTSGADSSSGGGCCVIV
- the PIN2 gene encoding Pin2p (ancestral locus Anc_2.179), which produces MNICQIKQTLFPRAWTDDIVNTGKSFKNWDSCMNDKPCKIIAIVGICLAVIVGLWLIGALLTCFRQGVTGIGSFICWCCSSSSRSQRQQQMAQQQNYNPAMPSQVVYQPVQQPESAYYNRQADSFYDERTPGNKRDDKNEVFELEQDFDLEKQKAKSQARRKKSLTSTRGSFLSRWTGGGGSNANDTSAGASPAAVSSQQYYTDTARNPYPNDDVYQPYGGIPNSHVNANNNNTNAYNPPSYDYNLNNNGNFY